The following coding sequences are from one Eucalyptus grandis isolate ANBG69807.140 chromosome 11, ASM1654582v1, whole genome shotgun sequence window:
- the LOC120289491 gene encoding L-type lectin-domain containing receptor kinase IV.1-like, translated as MFFKILAVLSLLPVLAYAQETNFVYNGFRSANLSLDGIAAVTSNGLLKLTNDTKLQKGHAFHPDPVQFKNSPNGSVYSFSTAFVFTIQPLYATLSSDGIAFVIAPQRGLPGSLASQYLGMFNETDNGNSNHVFGVELDTIQNTDFKDINDNHVGIDLNGLTSAYSTQAGYYADGGEFKNLTLISGKEMQVWVDYDGTVKQINVTLAPINVQKPQTPLLSRRQDLSSIINQSMYVGFSSSTGPIPTSHYVLGWSFRVNGEAQALALSQLPKLPKLPRIGKKETSKVLTIGLPLMVLFVVSMLILSVVYVIRRKRRFAEVLEEWERDYGPHRFKFKDLYIATKGFREQELLGTGGFGRVYRGILPASKIEIAVKRVSHESRQGMREFIAEIVSIGRLRHRNIVSLLGYCRRKGELLLVYDYMPNGSLDKYLHNQPKVTLNWRQRFRVIKGVASGLLYLHEGWEQVVIHRDIKASNILLDAELNGRLGDFGLARLYDHGTDPQTTHVVGTLGYLAPEHTLRGKATRNTDVYAFGAFLLEVACGRRPIELQDPEDVILVEWVFSCWDRGAILEARDPRLGAEFVEEEMELVLKLGLICSHFDPLMRPSMRQILQYLEGDLPMPELLSMGLSSGGLLFAHGEGFDDLSKAFTQSSSVVESHLSGGR; from the coding sequence ATGTTCTTCAAGATTCTGGCCGTGCTCTCTCTGCTACCAGTTTTGGCTTACGCTCAAGAGACCAATTTTGTTTACAACGGTTTCCGATCGGCCAATCTGAGCCTCGATGGGATTGCCGCGGTCACCTCCAATGGCCTCCTGAAGCTGACCAACGACACCAAACTGCAGAAGGGCCACGCCTTCCATCCCGACCCTGTCCAGTTCAAGAACTCGCCAAATGGCTCCGTCTACTCCTTCTCCACCGCTTTCGTCTTCACAATTCAACCTCTGTATGCCACTCTAAGCAGCGATGGGATCGCCTTCGTGATCGCGCCCCAGAGAGGCCTCCCTGGGTCCCTGGCAAGCCAATACCTTGGCATGTTCAACGAAACTGACAACGGCAACTCCAATCATGTGTTTGGGGTGGAACTCGACACGATCCAAAACACAGACTTTAAAGACATCAACGATAATCATGTCGGAATCGACTTGAATGGGTTGACATCAGCATACTCAACTCAGGCGGGGTATTATGCAGATGGTGGTGAGTTCAAGAACTTGACTCTAATCAGTGGTAAAGAAATGCAAGTTTGGGTGGACTACGATGGAACTGTAAAGCAGATCAATGTCACATTGGCTCCAATCAATGTGCAAAAACCGCAGACTCCCCTTTTGTCTCGTAGGCAGGATCTCTCGTCAATCATCAACCAGAGCATGTATGTCGGCTTCTCATCATCGACCGGTCCAATCCCAACTTCTCACTATGTTCTAGGTTGGAGCTTCAGGGTAAATGGAGAGGCTCAGGCACTTGCCCTGTCCCAACTTCCTAAACTTCCTAAACTTCCTCGGATCGGTAAGAAGGAGACGTCGAAAGTACTGACTATAGGGCTCCCGCTGATGGTTCTTTTCGTTGTATCGATGCTGATCTTGAGCGTGGTTTACGtgataagaaggaaaaggagattCGCTGAGGTCCTCGAAGAGTGGGAGAGGGACTACGGCCCGCACCGGTTCAAGTTCAAAGACCTTTATATTGCGACAAAAGGATTCCGGGAGCAAGAGCTATTAGGGACAGGAGGGTTTGGTCGGGTCTATAGAGGAATCTTACCCGCATCGAAGATAGAGATTGCGGTGAAGAGGGTCTCACACGAGTCGAGACAAGGCATGAGAGAGTTCATAGCGGAGATCGTCAGCATTGGCCGGCTCCGTCACCGCAACATAGTTTCGCTCCTCGGTTACTGCCGTCGGAAAGGGGAGTTGCTCTTGGTTTACGACTACATGCCCAATGGGAGCCTCGACAAATACCTCCATAACCAACCAAAGGTGACCCTCAATTGGAGGCAAAGATTCAGGGTGATCAAAGGAGTGGCATCTGGGCTGCTTTATCTGCACGAAGGGTGGGAGCAAGTGGTGATCCACAGGGATATAAAGGCGAGTAACATCTTGCTAGATGCTGAATTAAATGGAAGACTTGGAGATTTCGGGCTTGCGAGACTATACGACCATGGAACCGACCCTCAAACGACTCACGTGGTAGGAACGCTCGGTTATCTCGCCCCTGAGCACACGCTAAGAGGCAAGGCCACTAGGAACACCGACGTGTATGCGTTTGGAGCATTTTTGCTCGAGGTAGCCTGCGGGAGAAGGCCGATAGAGCTTCAGGACCCGGAGGACGTGATATTAGTGGAGTGGGTATTTTCTTGTTGGGACAGAGGTGCAATTCTCGAGGCTAGAGATCCGAGGTTGGGAGCGGAATTTGTGGAAGAAGAGATGGAGTTGGTGCTGAAACTCGGGTTGATCTGTTCCCACTTTGACCCGTTGATGAGGCCGAGCATGCGTCAAATTTTGCAGTACTTGGAGGGTGATCTTCCGATGCCGGAACTGTTGTCCATGGGCCTTTCCTCAGGCGGGTTACTGTTCGCTCATGGCGAAGGTTTTGATGATTTGAGCAAGGCATTTACGCAATCGTCTTCTGTCGTAGAATCCCATCTCTCGGGTGGACGATGA
- the LOC104427763 gene encoding NDR1/HIN1-like protein 3, whose product MAEKQAHLNSAYYGPAVPPKQHSYLCPSRSGGSYLFSCMYILYFLFFICFLSIALVYLASPVLTGISNSISGGASVLVVLDSGFCLLKLIFNIVLTVVITVGLLALLFWLIFPPNLVKFHVTNTELTQFNFTATNTLSYNLKLNLTIRNPNCRIRIYYDRIEVQALNGGQRLASDYLTLFYQGHKNTTTLSAAFQGQQLVVLGTSEQSDFNSEKATGVYDIDMKLYLRVRFKLGKIKTFRIKPRVKCGLKVPLSLLGSATATFQTEKCNIDWRIFR is encoded by the exons ATGGCGGAGAAGCAAGCCCACCTCAATAGCGCCTACTATGGCCCCGCCGTGCCCCCCAAGCAGCACTCCTACCTCTGCCCCAGCCGCAGTGGGGGCT CATATCTTTTCAGCTGCATGTACATTCTttacttcctcttcttcatatgTTTTCTCTCCATTGCTCTTGTCTATCTTGCTTCCCCTGTTCTTACTGGCATCAGTAATAGCATCAGTGGGGGAGCTTCTGTTCTTGTTGTTCTTGACAGCGGCTTCTGCCTTCTCAAGCTCATCTTCAACATCGTCCTCACTGTGGTCATCACCGTCGGCCTCCTCGCCCTCCTCTTCTGGCTCATCTTCCCCCCCAACCTCGTCAAGTTCCACGTCACCAACACCGAGCTCACCCAGTTTAACTTCACTGCCACCAACACCCTCAGTTACAACCTCAAGCTCAACCTCACCATCCGGAACCCGAACTGCCGCATCAGGATCTACTACGACCGGATCGAGGTGCAGGCATTAAATGGGGGGCAGCGCTTGGCCTCCGATTACCTGACCCTGTTCTATCAGGGCCACAAGAACACAACGACGCTCAGCGCAGCATTCCAGGGCCAGCAGCTGGTGGTGCTTGGCACGAGCGAGCAATCCGATTTCAACTCTGAGAAGGCGACTGGTGTCTACGATATCGATATGAAGCTGTACCTGAGGGTGCGGTTCAAGCTTGGCAAGATCAAGACGTTCCGCATCAAGCCGAGGGTCAAGTGCGGGTTGAAGGTCCCTCTGAGCTTGTTGGGGTCAGCCACGGCCACCTTCCAGACCGAGAAGTGCAACATCGACTGGAGGATCTTTAGATGA